The following are encoded together in the Salvia hispanica cultivar TCC Black 2014 chromosome 6, UniMelb_Shisp_WGS_1.0, whole genome shotgun sequence genome:
- the LOC125193124 gene encoding probable disease resistance protein At4g27220, whose product MLSRIFEPILTKVWESISSKLVEQTADNAYNNIKSIKDFELNLKALQKKLKSLCAKASDVEEEIKNSELSGRKKRKREVEEWLEEVTYIEDQVVELGTQVESEGFIMRLMDGGLPAKLIDEVDTLVEQSRNFGELVLDVCGSKGDKLLTNGMVGEAFNENLETILKLLESGQVLSIGVYGMGGVGKTTLAKHINNRLLQHSQGCVIWVTVSQEFSVTTLQDKIARLIGVDFVGEDNEDIRAARLHTTLSQMKNSVLILDDVWENIDLLKVGCPVSAECCRLIITTRSSEVCRQVCCQKVIQVKNLHHHEAWELFNETLRNEIELDSSVEEIARSVAELCGGLPLAIIIVAGSMRGERAIHTWKNAYAELKERVSGNDGMGHSDVYKVLKYSFDRLKRYNHSESNEFNTLQHCFLHCVLYPEDKEIEREALVREFISGGLVDERKTRRAQIEQGHSILDKLVNVCLLESCVVLDEFGGSTECVKMHDLVRGMALKICEGKYMVRAGDKSLKEIPKETEWAEDLEKVSFMKSGIMRIGEGMSPDCPKLATLLLRDNFCLEFIPDSFFSKMQGLCTLDLCWTGIKVLPNSVCAMKSLKVLLLEWCDKLKNVPYLGEMTELRELNLSNTAIKEVPQGVGELFNLKFLAMDADELEMLPRGLFLKLGNLQHLELPFHIEVKVEEITNLKLLEEFTGRVENVKDLKSLITSWGSRVRDTCYRILVGSYNKDKFNTIGGTCHTKELFLFECGLEDERVLAEGVVHLTIFKCEGLSIWFVDGLKSLRIERCGGIEYILRSESGLSSQISALEKIELVELDAMKGLIEKGEIGISAALAQPVFSSLTKLRIEKCNNMRMPLSGAPNLEVIVMSECEEIEEIFEDEGTSSLNLPKLKYIELDELPKLRKVGILLSGVPTLKTISVRKCGEIEEIFGDEGTGSLTLPKLIMLKLEELPTLRSLCKGTTIICNSIEAILIEECPRLMNKLPVVVDSAVPRRCQISVNTELWESLKSDDPNLSLFSKSDEELSYSLLFFWKSTN is encoded by the coding sequence ATGTTAAGCCGGATTTTCGAGCCGATTTTGACAAAGGTATGGGAGTCAATTTCATCAAAGTTGGTTGAACAAACGGCGGATAATGCATACAACAATATCAAAAGTATAAAGGATTTTGAGCTCAATCTAAAAGCTCTGCAGAAAAAGTTGAAGTCATTGTGTGCTAAGGCATCTGATGTTGAGGAGGAAATAAAGAACTCTGAGCTTTCTGGTCGAAAGAAAAGGAAACGTGAAGTTGAGGAGTGGTTGGAAGAAGTGACGTACATTGAAGATCAAGTTGTTGAATTGGGGACTCAAGTGGAATCCGAAGGATTTATTATGAGATTGATGGATGGAGGGTTACCAGCTAAACTAATTGATGAGGTTGACACACTTGTTGAGCAAAGTCGAAATTTTGGTGAACTTGTCCTCGATGTTTGTGGAAGTAAGGGAGATAAGTTGTTGACAAATGGGATGGTTGGTGAAgcttttaatgaaaatttggaaACGATTTTGAAACTTTTGGAGAGTGGACAAGTGTTGAGCATTGGTGTTTATGGTATGGGTGGTGTGGGCAAAACGACACTGGCAAAGCACATTAACAATCGACTCCTCCAACACTCTCAGGGATGTGTGATTTGGGTTACAGTCTCTCAAGAATTTAGTGTTACGACTTTACAAGATAAAATAGCTCGTTTAATAGGTGTGGACTTTGTGGGTGAGGATAATGAAGACATAAGGGCGGCGAGACTCCATACAACTTTGTCTCAGATGAAGAATTCAGTGCTTATATTAGATGATGTGTGGGAAAATATTGATCTATTAAAGGTTGGATGTCCCGTTTCTGCAGAGTGTTGTAGGCTGATTATAACTACTCGCTCCTCAGAAGTGTGTCGTCAAGTTTGTTGCCAAAAAGTGATTCAAGTGAAAAATCTACATCATCATGAGGCATGGGAATTATTCAATGAAACGCTTAGAAATGAGATAGAACTTGATTCTTCGGTAGAAGAGATTGCCAGATCTGTGGCAGAGTTGTGTGGTGGTCTGCCCCTAGCAATTATTATAGTGGCTGGAAGCATGAGGGGCGAGAGAGCCATTCATACATGGAAAAATGCTTATGCAGAACTAAAAGAACGTGTCTCAGGGAATGATGGCATGGGACACAGTGATGTTTATAAAGTATTGAAATATAGTTTTGATCGGTTGAAGAGGTATAATCATAGTGAGAGTAATGAATTCAATACATTGCAACATTGTTTCCTCCATTGTGTGTTATATCCTGAAGATaaagaaatagagagagaggcTTTGGTTAGAGAGTTCATTTCAGGTGGATTGGTGGATGAAAGAAAGACAAGGAGAGCGCAAATTGAGCAAGGACATTCCATATTGGATAAATTAGTGAATGTGTGCTTATTGGAAAGTTGTGTTGTTCTCGATGAATTTGGTGGTTCGACTGAATGCGTGAAGATGCATGATCTTGTAAGAGGTATGGCATTGAAGATATGTGAGGGGAAATATATGGTAAGAGCAGGTGATAAGTCTTTGAAGGAAATTCCCAAAGAAACAGAATGGGCAGAGGATCTGGAGAAGGTGTCCTTTATGAAAAGTGGCATAATGagaattggagaaggaatGTCTCCCGATTGTCCTAAGCTCGCAACATTGCTTTTACGggataatttttgtttggagTTTATTCCAGATTCATTCTTTTCTAAAATGCAAGGACTCTGCACTCTTGATTTGTGCTGGACTGGCATAAAGGTGCTGCCAAACTCAGTTTGTGCCATGAAGAGCCTCAAGGTATTGCTCCTTGAGTGGTGTGATAAGCTTAAAAATGTGCCATACTTGGGAGAGATGACAGAACTCAGGGAGCTAAACCTCTCGAATACAGCCATCAAGGAAGTCCCTCAAGGCGTTGGGGAATTATTCAATCTCAAATTCCTCGCAATGGATGCAGATGAATTAGAGATGCTTCCAAGAGGATTGTTTCTTAAACTTGGTAATCTACAGCACTTAGAATTACCATTCCATATAGAAGTAAAAGTTGAAGAAATTACGAATCTGAAACTGCTTGAGGAGTTTACTGGAAGAGTGGAAAATGTGAAAGATTTGAAGTCTTTGATTACAAGTTGGGGAAGTCGGGTGCGTGACACTTGCTACAGAATATTAGTGGGATCGTACAATAAAGATAAATTCAATACAATAGGAGGAACATGTCATACTAAAGAGTTGTTCTTGTTCGAATGCGGCCTTGAAGACGAGAGAGTATTAGCAGAGGGAGTTGTGCATCTAACAATCTTTAAATGTGAGGGTCTGAGCATTTGGTTCGTGGATGGATTGAAGAGTTTGAGAATTGAAAGATGTGGAGGAATAGAGTACATTTTGAGGAGTGAGTCAGGATTATCATCTCAAATATCTGctcttgaaaaaattgaactgGTTGAGTTGGATGCTATGAAGGGGTTGATCGAAAAGGGCGAAATAGGAATATCAGCTGCACTTGCACAACCCGTGTTTTCCTCTCTGACAAAGCTAAGAATTGAAAAGTGTAACAATATGAGGATGCCATTATCAGGAGCTCCCAACCTTGAAGTTATTGTTATGAGCGAGTGTGAAGAAATAGAAGAGATATTTGAAGATGAAGGAACAAGTTCCCTCAACCtccctaaattaaaatacatagaGTTAGATGAGCTGCCAAAACTGAGAAAGGTGGGGATACTACTATCAGGAGTTCCCACCCTTAAAACTATTTCTGTGAGAAAGTGTGGAGAAATAGAAGAGATATTTGGAGATGAAGGAACAGGTTCCCTCACCCTCCCCAAATTAATAATGTTGAAGTTGGAAGAGCTTCCAACACTGAGGAGCCTATGCAAGGGAACAACCATCATTTGCAACTCCATTGAAGCTATCCTCATAGAAGAGTGCCCAAGACTGATGAACAAACTTCCTGTTGTTGTGGATTCGGCTGTGCCTCGACGATGTCAGATATCGGTGAACACAGAACTGTGGGAATCATTGAAGTCGGATGATCCCAACCTCTCTCTGTTTTCCAAATCTGATGAAGAGTTATCATATTCCCTActgttcttttggaaaagtaCAAACTAA